The genomic DNA GTTCTCCAGCCTGGAGCAGTTAACCAACATCAACGACGGCATCGACTCCCTGAACAAGAGCATGTCCCAGAACGACATCCTCACCGCCGTCAGCTTCATCGGCAAGGAAGTCAAGGCCGAGGGCTACAAGGTCAGCCTGACCGAAGGCAATTCCTCGACCATCTACTACGGCTTCGGCGAGGCCGTCACCAGCATCATGATGAACATCTACGATTCCGAAGGAGCCATCGTCCGGACCGTGGAGCTCGGCAGCAAGGAAGCCGGGACCTATCAGTACACCTGGGACGGAAAGAACGAGGACGGCGATCTCCTGCCCGACGGCCAGTACGGCGTGGGCATTCTCGGCCAGGACACCGACGGCGACTACGTCATGGTCCAGACCGAGATTTCCGGCCGGGTGGACGGCGTGGTCACGGAGGACGGCACCCAGTACCTGCGTCTGGAGGACGGCCGATTCGTCAGTATGCTGAACGTCAAGGAAGTCGTCGATCCCGACGCGTCCTCGGTTGTCGACTCCACCGACACCTCGGATGAAGGCAACGGCACGGACACCGACGCGTAGGCGACGGCACGCAATATTTCACTCCGGACCGACGGCGGTCCGGGGCTCTTGGAGAAGAGATTAGGAGGTTAATATGGGTTTAGGAGCATCACTGTTCTCGGGTATTTCCGGCCTGACGGTACACTCGGAACGCATGACGGTCATCGGCAACAACCTGGCCAACGTGAACACCACGGGCTTCAAGGGCGCCATGATGCAGTTCGAGGACCTCGCCAGCGCCGACTTCGCCACGGTCAACGGCGTGGGCCAGGTCGGACGCGGCGTGCGCGTGTCGACCATCTACTCAGATTGGGGCCAGGGTGCCCTGGAATCGTCCACCGAAGCCACCGACATGGCCATTTCCGGCGAAGGACTTTTCGTGGTCTCCCCCATGGGCGAGGACATGAAATACTACACCAGGGCGGGCAACTTCCGCTTCGACAGCGACGGCTTCCTGGTGGACCCCCACGGCTACGTACTCCAGGGATGGGAGATCGAGCGCAACACCACCACGGTGACCACGACCTCGTCGAGCACCACGGAAAGCTCCAACTCCGCCCGGATCATCGGCACGCCCACCAACATCCGCATGGAGAACTTCCAGTCCGAGCCCAACGCGACCACCAACGTGTCCATCGTCACCAACCTGGACCCCTCGGCCGCGGACAGCTCCACCAACCCCGACGATCCCTATTTCGCCATGTTCAACAACTGGGACGGTTCGGCCGAGACGCCGCTGGCGTCCACCCTGTACGCCTACTCGACCACGCTCAAGGTCTATGACGACATCGGCACGGCCCACAACCTGACCGTGTATTTCGACCCCGTCACCACGAGCAACGCGGGCGGCAACACCGTCTGGGAATACATGGTCACCTGCGAGCCCAATGCGGACCGCCGCGTCCTCTCGGGCGCCAACGGCATGATGACCTCCATCGGCGAGGGCCAGACCTCCGCCGCGGGCGTGCTCATGGTCGGCACCCTGACCTTCACCACCGGCCAGCTTTCGGGCATGAGCGCGTACACGCTCAAGTCCAACGGCGGCACGAACATCAAGGACCTGAACAACTGGAGCCTGGCGAACTTCTCCACCAGCGGTTTCCCGGTCTGTACGGCCAACTTCCTGGGCAAATCCAACGCCAGCACGGCCGAAGCCGTCGACGCCACCCCCCTCCAGATCGACTTCGGCATCTCCAACAAGAATCTGTCGAGCAATGGCGACGGAGCCGTGACCATCGGTTGGGGCGGCGGCCTGGGCAACCTGCCCACCACTGCGGCCATGGTCGGCGACGAGATCGGAAACACAGGTTACCTGGCCAACTTCAAGGACCCGGCGGTCAGCGCCCTGGCCACCCAGAGCTTCGACACCGGCGGCTCCTCCACCCTGTACCAGAGCCAGAACGGCTACTCCGCGGGCATCCTGCAAAACATCTCGGTCTCCCGTGAAGGTATCATCTCGGGACACTACTCCAACGGACAGGTTCTGGAACTCTACGCCGTCACCCTTGCCACCTTCACCAACAAGCACGGGCTGCGGCGCGAGGGCGGAAACCTGTTCTCCGAAACGCTGGACTCCGGCCCGGCCCTCACCGGCCAGGCAGGCAGCACCGGCAAGGGAACCATCGACGGCAACTCCCTGGAAATGTCCAACGTGGACATGGCCACGCAGTTTGTCAGCATGATTACCACCCAGCGCGGCTTCCAGGCCAACACCAAGGTCATCACCACCGTGGATTCGATGCTCGGCGAAGTCATCTCCATGAAGCGGTAGGCGAACAATGGTCTCAAGTAACCCATACTGATAGACGTCCTTCTCCAAGGCCCCCTGCTACCCACAGGGGGCAAGGGCACACCCGGCGGCCCCGCAGTGCGATGCACAGCGGGGCCGTTTTTTTAACGCGGCATGGGTGCGCGGTATCCGCACTTTTTTTGGGGAAGGAGGGAGTAGCGCGGTTGGGGATGCCGCGCTTCGCGTTCTACGGTGCACGGCATCGTTACGTTTTGTTTCGCCTTTACGGCGACTTCCTTTTTTGCTGGCGCAGAAAAAAGGAAGCAAAAACTGCGCTTTTTGGCCCTGCGTGCTCCCGAAAGCAGTGGCCAAGAGCCTGTAGCGGCTTTCGCTGGCCGACAGGATGTCTGCCTCCGGCAGACGCAGTCGGCCTACGCTTCGCCGCTTCAAACAGGCTCTAGGCCCCGGCTTTCGAATGGTCTTCCGCGCCAGCGAGGTTCTGTCTTCCAACGCGGAAAGGCTCTATTTCGGGCTCTTCGGCCTCCAATGAACGCCCAAAGGCGACCGCACACCTTCAAAGGCACTACGAACTCCAGCCCTGGATCAGCGGCGTAGAAGCCGACCGCGAAGGGACGGCGGCTCCTGTTACGACCAAGAAAGTGCTACCGATAGTGGGGAACTGTACACCAGAGAAGGCCCTATACTTTTGATCGGGTGGAGCCGACCCGAGCGGATCGGATTCTTGCCGACGATCCTGCGGGCGGCCAAGCTGGCGCAAGGCCCTTTTCTTTCGTCTATTTCTTTTGGGCCAGCAAAAGAAATGGACCCCGCCGGGAGGGCATGGAAGCTGAGGAGGCAAAGCCTCCACACTGGCTCTCACAGCCCTAACAAGCTGGCACATCCTCCAGCAAAAAGCCCCCCTCTCCCGCAACCAAGCTCCTGCGGAGAATCGCCAATCCCAGCCCTGGATCAGCGGCCTAGAAGCCGACCGCGAAGAGGCGGCGGCTCCTGTGACGATCGAGAAAGTGCTATCGATAGTAGGGAGCGGGCCACCAGAGAAGGACTTATACTTTTGATCGGGTGGAGCCGACCCGAGCGGATCGGATTCTTGCCGAAGATCCTGCGGGCGGCCGGGCTGGCGCAAGGCCCTTTTCTTTCGTCTATTTCTTTTGGGCCAGCAAAAGAAATGGACCCCGCCGGGAGGGCATGGAAGCTGAGGAGGCAAAGCCTCCACACTGGCTCTCGCGCCAAAGGCGCGCCTGCCTTATCAAGCTGGCGCACCATCCCGCAAATAAGACCTCTCCCACGACCAAGCTCCTGTGAAGAATAACTCAACTCCAGCCCTGGATCAGCGGCGTAGAAACCGACCGCGAAGGGACGGCGGCTCCTGTGACGATCAAGAAAGTGCTACCGAGAATGGGGAACTGTCCACCGGAGAAGGCCCTATACTTTTGATCGGGTGGAGCCGACCCGAGCGGATCGGATTCTTGCCGAAGATCCTGCGGGCGGCCAAGCTCGTGCAAGGCCCTTTTCTTTCGTCTATTTCTTTTGGGCCAGCAAAAGAAATGGACCCCGCCGGGAGGGCATGGAAGCTGAGGAGGCAAAGCCTCCACACTGGCTCTCGCGCCAAAGGCGCGCCTGCCTTATCAAGCTGGCGCACCATCCCGCAAATAAGCCCTCTCCCGCGACCAAGCTCCTGTGAAGAATAACTCAACTCCAGCCCTGGATCAGCGGCGTAGAAGCCGACCGCGAAGGGACGGCGGCTCCTGTTACGACCAAGAAAGTGCTACCGAGAGTGGGGAGCTGTCCACCAGAGAAGGACCTATACTTTTGATCGGGTGGAGCCGACCCGAGCGGATCGGATTCTTGCCGAAGATCCTGCGGGCGGCCAAGCTCGTGCAAGGCCCTTTTCTTTCGTCTATTTCTTTTGGGCCAGCAAAAGAAATGGACCCCGCCGGGAGGGCATGGAAGCTGAGGAGGCAAAGCCTCCACACTGGCTCTCGCGCCAAAGGCGCGCACGACTTACCGAGCTTGCGCACCGCCTCGTGAAAAAGCCCCTGCCAAAACCTCACCCCAAACAACATAACCCGCCTGCAAGGCAAACAAAACCACCCCGCAAGCCGACGGCGACAGGCGGCAAATATTGACGAACCCTTGACGGACAAGGCTTGCCGCCCCGTCCGACAAGGGGAAAAAATGGCCCTTCTAGACTTTATTTAGATAGTCAGAACCTTAATATTACTTAACAAAGTTAAGTTGGCACACATGATGCTTAATGTTCGCCAAATGGATTTGAGAATCGAACAAGGAGGGTTCTGATGTCTTTAGTCATTAACCACAACCTCATGGCGATGAACGCCCAGAGAAACCTGTCCGAGCATTATGGACGGCTCGGCGTTTCCACCCGGCGTTTGTCTTCCGGTCTGCGAGTCGGCACCGCCGCTGACGACGCGGCCGGGTTGGCCATCCGCGAGCTCATGCGTTCGGAGATCAGTTCCCTTCATCAGGGCATCCGCAACGCATCCGACGCGATCTCGCTGATCCAGACCGCCGACGGCGCGCTCCAGGTCATCGATGAAAAGCTCATTCGCATGAAAGAGCTGGCCATGCAGGCGTCCACAGGTACCTACAACTCCGACCAGCGGTTGATTATCGACTCCGAGTACCAGGCCATGTCCTCGGAAATCACCCGTATCGCCAACGCGACGGACTTCAACGGAATTTATCTGCTCAACGGCAACCTGTCCGGTGATCCGGGCGTGGACCACGACGGCACCGGCCTCCAGTCCACCGGCCCGCTGAAGATTCACTTCGGCACCGGCAACGACTCGGCGGAAGATTACTACTACGTGGCCATCCAGGGTTCCACTTCATCCGCCTTCGGCCTCGGCCATACCGCCGCGCTGCGAAACGGCGACACCTGGGAAGCCCAGAACGCCGGCAAGGCCATCTCTACCCAGGCCCTGGCGCAGGCCGCCATGGAGGCCATCAACCAGGCGATCATCTCCAAGGACAAGATTCGCGCGAACCTCGGTTCCATGCAGAACCGCCTGGAAAACACCATCACCAACCTGGAAATCCAGGCCGAGAACCTGCAGGCGGCCGAATCCCGCATTTCCGACGTCGACGTGGCGCAGGAAATGACGGAGTTCGTGCGCAACCAGATTCTCACCCAGTCCGCCGTCGCCATGCTCGCACAGGCCAACTCCCTGCCGAGAATGGCCATGCAGCTCATCGGCGGCTAGTCGCAAC from Pseudodesulfovibrio thermohalotolerans includes the following:
- a CDS encoding flagellin, encoding MSLVINHNLMAMNAQRNLSEHYGRLGVSTRRLSSGLRVGTAADDAAGLAIRELMRSEISSLHQGIRNASDAISLIQTADGALQVIDEKLIRMKELAMQASTGTYNSDQRLIIDSEYQAMSSEITRIANATDFNGIYLLNGNLSGDPGVDHDGTGLQSTGPLKIHFGTGNDSAEDYYYVAIQGSTSSAFGLGHTAALRNGDTWEAQNAGKAISTQALAQAAMEAINQAIISKDKIRANLGSMQNRLENTITNLEIQAENLQAAESRISDVDVAQEMTEFVRNQILTQSAVAMLAQANSLPRMAMQLIGG
- a CDS encoding flagellar hook assembly protein FlgD, whose translation is MGYVDTTGVYLGQQEERLTASNSPDHKTSLDQDAFLTILVAQLTHQDPLNPMEDTEMTSQLAEFSSLEQLTNINDGIDSLNKSMSQNDILTAVSFIGKEVKAEGYKVSLTEGNSSTIYYGFGEAVTSIMMNIYDSEGAIVRTVELGSKEAGTYQYTWDGKNEDGDLLPDGQYGVGILGQDTDGDYVMVQTEISGRVDGVVTEDGTQYLRLEDGRFVSMLNVKEVVDPDASSVVDSTDTSDEGNGTDTDA
- a CDS encoding flagellar hook protein FlgE, translating into MGLGASLFSGISGLTVHSERMTVIGNNLANVNTTGFKGAMMQFEDLASADFATVNGVGQVGRGVRVSTIYSDWGQGALESSTEATDMAISGEGLFVVSPMGEDMKYYTRAGNFRFDSDGFLVDPHGYVLQGWEIERNTTTVTTTSSSTTESSNSARIIGTPTNIRMENFQSEPNATTNVSIVTNLDPSAADSSTNPDDPYFAMFNNWDGSAETPLASTLYAYSTTLKVYDDIGTAHNLTVYFDPVTTSNAGGNTVWEYMVTCEPNADRRVLSGANGMMTSIGEGQTSAAGVLMVGTLTFTTGQLSGMSAYTLKSNGGTNIKDLNNWSLANFSTSGFPVCTANFLGKSNASTAEAVDATPLQIDFGISNKNLSSNGDGAVTIGWGGGLGNLPTTAAMVGDEIGNTGYLANFKDPAVSALATQSFDTGGSSTLYQSQNGYSAGILQNISVSREGIISGHYSNGQVLELYAVTLATFTNKHGLRREGGNLFSETLDSGPALTGQAGSTGKGTIDGNSLEMSNVDMATQFVSMITTQRGFQANTKVITTVDSMLGEVISMKR